In the Micromonospora narathiwatensis genome, one interval contains:
- a CDS encoding DUF4192 domain-containing protein: MTPTDHPRLAVRSPADLIAAVPYLLGFHPAESVVVVALRGRRVVFAARGDLPEPGADPGPAARHLAQVVARQGTESATVIGYGPAARVTGAVDAVGEALDASGLLVLDALRVTDGRWWSYLCADPECCPPDGTPYDPAASEVSAAAVFAGQVALPDRAALTAQVSPLDGPVRVAMRRATTRARRRLAELTEDAAETALVGGRSVRSAGVAALRGAFRRQRRGERLGDDEVAWLTVLLTHLPVRDHAWERTDGRDTDINLWTDVLRRAEPELIAAPGSLLAFAAWRAGYGALAAVALERVLAAHPDYSLALLLDDMLRRGLPPSELDGWPAVGSPGVVRRRRRRGAR; encoded by the coding sequence ATGACTCCGACCGACCACCCCCGGCTCGCCGTCCGTTCCCCCGCCGACCTCATCGCCGCCGTGCCGTACCTGCTCGGCTTCCACCCCGCCGAGAGCGTGGTCGTGGTGGCGCTGCGCGGCCGCCGGGTCGTCTTCGCCGCCCGGGGCGACCTGCCCGAGCCGGGTGCCGATCCGGGACCCGCCGCCCGGCATCTCGCGCAGGTCGTCGCCCGGCAGGGCACCGAGTCCGCCACCGTCATCGGCTACGGTCCGGCCGCCCGGGTGACCGGCGCGGTCGACGCGGTCGGCGAGGCGCTGGACGCGTCCGGGCTGCTCGTTCTCGACGCGCTGCGAGTGACCGACGGACGCTGGTGGTCCTACCTCTGCGCCGATCCGGAGTGCTGCCCGCCCGACGGCACCCCGTACGACCCGGCGGCCAGCGAGGTCAGCGCGGCGGCCGTCTTCGCCGGTCAGGTCGCCCTGCCCGACCGGGCCGCGCTGACCGCGCAGGTGTCCCCGCTCGACGGGCCGGTCCGGGTAGCCATGCGCCGGGCCACCACCCGGGCCCGCCGCCGGCTGGCCGAGCTGACCGAGGACGCGGCGGAGACCGCGCTGGTCGGCGGCCGATCCGTCCGCTCGGCCGGAGTGGCGGCCCTGCGCGGCGCTTTCCGCCGACAGCGGCGCGGTGAGCGGCTGGGCGACGACGAGGTGGCCTGGCTGACCGTGCTCCTCACCCACCTCCCGGTACGCGACCACGCCTGGGAGCGGACGGATGGGCGGGACACCGACATCAACCTCTGGACGGACGTGCTGCGCCGGGCCGAGCCGGAGTTGATCGCCGCTCCGGGCAGCCTGCTCGCCTTCGCGGCCTGGCGTGCGGGCTACGGTGCCCTGGCGGCGGTGGCCCTGGAACGGGTGCTCGCCGCCCACCCCGACTACTCACTCGCGCTGCTCCTGGACGACATGCTCCGGCGTGGGCTGCCCCCGTCCGAGCTGGACGGCTGGCCGGCGGTCGGCTCCCCCGGGGTCGTCCGCCGCAGGCGGCGTCGTGGCGCCCGTTGA
- a CDS encoding zinc-binding dehydrogenase → MRAVWLREFGGPEVLVPGPAPDPVPGPGQVLIEVAHANLTFVETMFRSTGFGPFTGSPPLIPGNGVGGVITEVGPDVDPALVGRRVVSSTGGSGGYAERVAVDRDAPYEVPDGLPLDQAVALLADGRTAVMLVHAARLRPGERVLVEAAAGGVGSLLTQLATAAGARVVAAAGGDRKVALLRERGLDAVVDYRQPDWTDRVRAASGGVDVVFDGVGGELARDAFDLLAPGGRMLSFGLASGAWADLPADLAAARGVALLRPSAAPAELRAFTERALAEAAAGRLRPLIGQRFPLDRAADAHAAIESRATVGKTLLDLP, encoded by the coding sequence GTGCGGGCGGTGTGGCTACGGGAGTTCGGTGGTCCGGAGGTGCTGGTGCCGGGGCCGGCGCCCGATCCGGTGCCCGGGCCGGGGCAGGTGCTGATCGAGGTCGCACACGCCAACCTCACCTTCGTGGAGACAATGTTCCGGTCGACCGGGTTCGGGCCGTTCACCGGCTCGCCGCCGTTGATCCCGGGCAACGGGGTCGGCGGGGTGATCACCGAGGTCGGTCCCGACGTCGATCCGGCGCTGGTGGGGCGGCGGGTGGTGAGCAGCACCGGCGGCTCCGGCGGGTACGCGGAGCGCGTGGCGGTGGACCGGGACGCGCCGTACGAGGTGCCGGACGGGCTGCCGCTGGACCAGGCGGTGGCACTGCTCGCCGACGGTCGTACCGCCGTCATGCTGGTGCACGCGGCCCGGCTGCGCCCCGGCGAGCGGGTGCTGGTCGAGGCGGCGGCGGGCGGCGTGGGCAGCCTGCTGACGCAGCTCGCCACGGCCGCCGGGGCGCGGGTGGTGGCCGCCGCCGGAGGCGACCGGAAGGTGGCACTGCTCCGCGAACGCGGCCTCGACGCGGTGGTGGACTACCGGCAGCCCGACTGGACCGACCGGGTACGCGCGGCCAGCGGCGGGGTGGACGTGGTCTTCGACGGGGTGGGCGGCGAACTCGCCCGCGACGCGTTCGACCTGCTCGCCCCGGGCGGGCGGATGCTCAGCTTCGGCTTGGCCAGCGGCGCGTGGGCCGACCTGCCCGCCGACCTCGCGGCGGCACGCGGGGTGGCCCTGCTCCGGCCGTCCGCCGCGCCCGCCGAGCTGCGGGCGTTCACTGAACGGGCGCTCGCCGAGGCGGCGGCCGGGCGGCTGCGCCCGCTGATCGGGCAGCGTTTTCCGCTGGACCGGGCCGCCGACGCGCACGCCGCCATCGAGTCCCGCGCCACGGTCGGCAAAACCCTCCTCGACCTGCCCTGA
- a CDS encoding RNA polymerase sigma factor has protein sequence MTEADASRRFTAMYDAHHAQVYAYAVSRAGRQLADDVVSDTFLVAWRKLPTVPASPLPWLLGVARNVLRERYRDEVRQASLAAELRAWVDEAAADVADGVAERAAVLAALARLTDDDRELLTLVAWHNLSARAAARVVGCSTATFFVRLHRARKRLQAALAGADQVARRSPIALPVEEYSK, from the coding sequence GTGACAGAAGCCGACGCGAGCAGACGGTTCACCGCGATGTACGACGCACACCATGCGCAGGTGTACGCGTACGCGGTGAGCCGAGCCGGACGTCAACTCGCCGACGACGTGGTCAGCGACACCTTCCTCGTGGCGTGGCGCAAGCTGCCCACGGTGCCGGCGTCGCCGTTGCCGTGGCTGCTCGGCGTGGCCCGCAACGTGCTGCGGGAGCGCTACCGCGACGAGGTGCGGCAGGCCAGCCTGGCGGCCGAGTTGCGTGCCTGGGTCGACGAGGCGGCGGCGGACGTGGCGGACGGGGTGGCCGAGCGGGCGGCCGTGCTCGCCGCGCTCGCCCGACTCACCGACGACGACCGGGAGCTGCTGACCCTGGTGGCCTGGCACAACCTGTCGGCCCGGGCAGCCGCTCGGGTCGTCGGCTGCTCGACGGCCACCTTCTTCGTACGGCTGCACCGGGCCAGGAAGCGGCTGCAAGCCGCCCTGGCCGGGGCGGATCAGGTCGCCCGTCGTTCCCCGATCGCCCTTCCTGTCGAGGAGTACAGCAAATGA
- a CDS encoding fructosamine kinase family protein has protein sequence MDLAYLRAHPEHLPTFLTHQRIRETPVSGGDSCGASRLTLDDGHSVFAKTWPERAGRPVPEGFFAAEAAGLRWLREAGTVPVPEVVVALPELLALDWVEPGEPTPGAAERFGRELAGMHRAGAPALGAEWPGFIGALPQDNTPSPDPWPEWFVRRRLLPYLRMSVDTGALTGVRAALAEQVVDRIGELGGDEPPARVHGDLWPGNLLWGADERVWLVDPAAHGGHRETDLAQLALFGGPPHLDRILAAYQEVWPLADGWQARVPLHQLHLLLVHTALFGAAYADAVGTAARAALRGTRRATVDG, from the coding sequence ATGGACCTGGCGTACCTGCGGGCGCACCCGGAGCACCTGCCGACCTTCCTGACCCATCAGCGGATCCGGGAGACGCCGGTCTCCGGCGGGGACAGCTGCGGCGCGTCCCGGCTCACCCTCGACGACGGGCACTCGGTCTTCGCCAAGACCTGGCCGGAGCGCGCGGGGCGCCCGGTGCCCGAGGGCTTCTTCGCGGCCGAGGCGGCCGGGCTGCGCTGGCTGCGCGAGGCGGGCACCGTGCCCGTACCGGAGGTGGTGGTGGCGCTGCCGGAGCTGCTGGCGCTCGACTGGGTCGAGCCCGGCGAGCCGACGCCGGGCGCGGCCGAACGGTTCGGTCGCGAGCTGGCCGGGATGCACCGGGCCGGCGCACCCGCCCTCGGCGCCGAGTGGCCCGGGTTCATCGGCGCGCTGCCACAGGACAACACGCCGAGCCCGGACCCGTGGCCGGAGTGGTTCGTCCGCCGGCGGCTGCTGCCGTACCTGAGAATGTCGGTCGACACCGGCGCGCTCACCGGCGTCCGGGCCGCACTGGCGGAGCAGGTGGTCGACCGGATCGGGGAGCTCGGCGGCGACGAGCCGCCCGCCCGGGTCCACGGCGACCTCTGGCCCGGCAACCTGCTCTGGGGTGCGGACGAGCGGGTCTGGCTGGTCGACCCGGCCGCGCACGGCGGCCACCGCGAGACGGATCTCGCCCAGCTCGCGCTCTTCGGCGGCCCGCCGCACCTGGACCGGATTCTCGCCGCCTATCAGGAGGTGTGGCCGCTGGCCGACGGCTGGCAGGCCCGGGTGCCGCTGCACCAACTCCACCTGCTGCTGGTGCACACAGCCCTCTTCGGCGCGGCGTACGCCGACGCGGTGGGCACCGCCGCCCGGGCCGCGCTCCGGGGCACCCGACGCGCTACGGTCGACGGGTGA
- a CDS encoding DUF6457 domain-containing protein, with amino-acid sequence MTVMDDWVTAACAELGIDPGEVPVPVVLDLARDVAHQVLRPGAPVTAYLLGVAVGRGADAAATAARLSELAGSWPVELGGTAPTE; translated from the coding sequence ATGACGGTGATGGACGACTGGGTCACGGCGGCCTGCGCCGAGCTGGGGATCGACCCGGGCGAGGTGCCGGTGCCGGTGGTGCTCGACCTGGCCAGGGACGTCGCCCACCAGGTGCTACGTCCGGGCGCGCCGGTCACCGCGTACCTGTTGGGGGTGGCCGTGGGGCGGGGGGCCGACGCGGCCGCGACGGCCGCCCGGCTCAGCGAGCTGGCCGGCTCCTGGCCGGTCGAGCTGGGCGGGACCGCACCGACCGAGTAG
- a CDS encoding CU044_5270 family protein has translation MSPRRDMMKVLADARPARLDPDLGSRHAPYAIMAHPQPTSASVVRRPARRLVLAGVVPTMALAAAGAVFLTIGGGGAGPAGAPGAGSRAANAPTTTASAPHTARDVLLVAAERSAADPTSGGRYWVTDQEHGNVREVGPANRRYQVVERQGLRAWDALSPSARGVGFFRDLGAVPFTAADRAAWQADGAPTQWVEPAPKDIPGAEPIIIRGTPGPETAEWGAARPMPPDAKDGNAPYFLAGGPISRAELAAVPTEPAALKAWLLKRLKASEVQEATHYSLFWSARTILFDLPVSPQVRAAAYRMLADLPGVTSLGEVTDQRGRAGMAVGFARKGDGGHWSQTRLIIDPRTGQALASESWDLGSGRAPKATGTLQSYVLVVSAGFTNDSPPAPQK, from the coding sequence ATGAGTCCCCGTAGAGACATGATGAAGGTGCTGGCCGACGCCCGCCCCGCCCGACTCGACCCTGACCTGGGCAGCCGCCACGCCCCGTACGCGATCATGGCGCACCCGCAGCCGACCAGCGCATCGGTCGTGCGACGACCGGCCCGCCGGCTGGTCCTGGCGGGTGTGGTGCCCACCATGGCCCTGGCGGCGGCCGGGGCGGTCTTCCTGACGATCGGCGGGGGCGGAGCCGGACCGGCGGGCGCGCCCGGCGCGGGCAGCCGGGCGGCCAACGCCCCGACCACTACCGCCTCGGCCCCGCACACCGCCCGGGACGTGCTCCTGGTCGCGGCCGAGCGGAGCGCGGCCGATCCCACCAGTGGTGGCCGGTACTGGGTCACCGACCAGGAACACGGCAACGTGCGCGAGGTCGGCCCGGCGAACCGGCGGTACCAGGTCGTGGAGCGGCAGGGCCTGCGGGCGTGGGACGCGCTGTCCCCGAGTGCCCGGGGTGTGGGCTTCTTCCGTGACCTCGGTGCCGTGCCGTTCACCGCCGCGGACCGGGCCGCGTGGCAGGCCGACGGCGCACCGACGCAGTGGGTGGAACCCGCACCCAAGGACATCCCCGGCGCCGAGCCGATCATCATCCGCGGCACGCCAGGACCGGAGACCGCCGAGTGGGGTGCCGCCAGGCCGATGCCGCCAGATGCGAAGGACGGCAACGCGCCCTACTTCCTCGCTGGCGGCCCCATCTCGCGGGCGGAACTGGCTGCGGTGCCAACCGAGCCGGCCGCGTTGAAGGCGTGGCTGCTCAAGCGGCTGAAGGCCAGCGAGGTACAGGAGGCCACCCACTACTCCCTCTTCTGGAGTGCCCGGACGATCCTCTTCGACCTGCCGGTGTCGCCCCAGGTACGGGCGGCCGCGTACCGGATGCTCGCCGACCTGCCCGGGGTGACCTCGCTCGGTGAGGTCACCGACCAGCGGGGACGCGCGGGTATGGCGGTCGGGTTCGCCCGCAAGGGCGACGGCGGCCACTGGAGCCAGACCCGGCTGATCATCGACCCGCGGACCGGCCAGGCACTCGCCAGCGAGTCCTGGGACCTGGGCTCCGGCCGTGCCCCGAAGGCCACCGGGACGTTGCAGAGCTACGTCCTCGTGGTGAGCGCGGGCTTCACCAACGACAGCCCACCCGCCCCGCAGAAGTAA
- the fdhD gene encoding formate dehydrogenase accessory sulfurtransferase FdhD, with protein MGRATDRRGVLRIDLDAAAGGRTRVRRQDTLAVEEPLEIRVGPAGPGRRKPLAVTMRTPGDDLDLAIGFLLTEGLIRSAEDVHTAQLCAGAETPNTYNVVDVVLTPGVPEPATDPARNFYTTSSCGVCGKASIDAVRTRSRFAVRDDVLTVTAALLAALPDRLRAAQRAFDRTGGLHAAGLFTADGELVVLREDVGRHNAVDKVIGWAVRERRLPLAGHVLLVSGRASFELTQKAWMAGVPLLAAVSAPSSLAVELAEEAGMTLVGFLRGQTMNVYAGARRISD; from the coding sequence ATGGGACGGGCGACTGACCGGCGCGGCGTGCTCCGCATCGACCTCGACGCGGCGGCCGGCGGGCGCACCCGGGTACGGCGGCAGGACACCCTCGCGGTGGAGGAGCCGCTGGAGATCCGGGTCGGTCCGGCGGGCCCGGGTCGACGAAAGCCGCTGGCGGTGACCATGCGTACCCCGGGTGACGACCTGGACCTGGCGATAGGTTTCCTGCTCACCGAGGGGCTGATCCGGTCGGCCGAGGATGTGCACACCGCGCAGCTCTGCGCCGGCGCCGAGACGCCGAACACCTACAACGTGGTCGACGTGGTGCTGACCCCGGGCGTACCGGAGCCCGCCACCGATCCGGCCCGCAACTTCTACACGACCAGCTCGTGCGGGGTGTGCGGCAAGGCGAGCATCGACGCCGTCCGCACCCGGTCGCGGTTCGCCGTACGGGACGACGTGCTCACCGTGACCGCGGCGCTGCTGGCCGCGCTGCCGGACCGGCTGCGCGCGGCCCAACGTGCCTTCGACCGGACCGGCGGCCTGCACGCGGCCGGTCTCTTCACCGCCGACGGCGAGCTGGTGGTGCTGCGCGAGGACGTCGGCCGGCACAACGCGGTGGACAAGGTGATCGGCTGGGCGGTGCGGGAACGCCGGCTGCCGCTCGCCGGGCACGTCCTGCTGGTCTCCGGCCGGGCCAGCTTCGAGCTGACCCAGAAGGCGTGGATGGCGGGAGTGCCGCTGCTGGCGGCGGTCTCCGCGCCCAGCAGTCTCGCCGTCGAGTTGGCCGAGGAGGCCGGGATGACCCTGGTCGGCTTTCTGCGCGGCCAGACGATGAACGTCTACGCGGGCGCGCGGCGGATCAGCGATTAG
- the mobA gene encoding molybdenum cofactor guanylyltransferase, with amino-acid sequence MGGVDKPGRAVGGRPMLHRVLAAVADAAPPIVVGPSGPVPDGVRVTREDPPGGGPVAATVAGLALLDPGTTVVALLAADLPLLTTAAVAELRRALDGSGQGLAHGGPASGRHRPVDGAARLAVDVACYVDGDGRRQQLCGVWRVAALRAAVDRLAAERGGTVDGAPVRGLLAGADVREVSWSGSGPPPWFDCDTDEDVRRAEEWTR; translated from the coding sequence ATGGGCGGGGTGGACAAGCCCGGGCGCGCGGTCGGTGGCCGGCCGATGCTGCACCGGGTGCTGGCCGCGGTCGCCGACGCGGCGCCGCCGATCGTGGTCGGCCCGTCCGGCCCGGTCCCCGACGGTGTACGAGTGACCCGCGAGGATCCGCCCGGCGGTGGTCCGGTCGCCGCCACCGTGGCCGGGCTCGCCCTGCTCGACCCGGGCACGACCGTCGTCGCGCTGCTCGCCGCCGACCTGCCGCTGCTCACCACGGCGGCGGTGGCTGAACTCCGGCGCGCGCTCGACGGGTCGGGCCAGGGCCTTGCTCACGGCGGCCCGGCGAGCGGTCGGCACCGGCCGGTCGACGGTGCCGCGCGACTCGCCGTCGACGTCGCCTGCTACGTCGACGGGGACGGTCGCCGGCAGCAGCTCTGTGGCGTGTGGCGGGTGGCTGCCCTGCGGGCCGCCGTCGACCGGCTGGCCGCCGAGCGGGGCGGCACGGTCGACGGGGCCCCGGTACGCGGGCTGCTGGCCGGCGCGGACGTACGGGAGGTGTCCTGGTCCGGCTCGGGGCCGCCGCCCTGGTTCGACTGCGACACTGACGAGGACGTACGCCGGGCCGAGGAGTGGACGCGATGA
- a CDS encoding T3SS (YopN, CesT) and YbjN peptide-binding chaperone 1 translates to MTADHPSAPADEPAGPASEQYESVLLDEPTTADLRAKVTEAWREFARALADQLRALPDGTHLELTLDPTASGTGDAVYSISVDVGGEGRLSARAVGNATLPPGYRMDRAAVADMIALGWSPPGVVEGSGDQFGLDCAAAEATRLATVLSRTLRDVYGAPHPAFLVYLVHDTEGEPLPVEPLGTARSEFGPDRDVEADLDEALAAAAATAQSSDSDVLALEERVRTVVSTMLRSKSDQLQVDSDGDINIRAGSAMVFVRVRDNPPLVDVFSPVLTEVEPTERLYVKLSELTNRMPIGRLYCADDTVWASIPVFGRNFQPTHLMLAVQVMTGLADELDDRLHGEFGGKRFFGEGDKPAREHPEHRTGMYL, encoded by the coding sequence ATGACGGCAGACCACCCCTCGGCGCCGGCGGACGAGCCCGCCGGCCCAGCGTCGGAGCAGTATGAGTCGGTCCTGCTGGACGAGCCGACCACGGCCGACCTCCGGGCCAAGGTGACCGAGGCCTGGCGGGAGTTCGCCCGCGCGCTGGCCGACCAGCTCCGGGCCCTGCCCGACGGCACGCACCTGGAGCTGACCCTCGACCCCACCGCGTCCGGCACCGGGGACGCTGTCTACTCGATCAGTGTGGACGTCGGCGGGGAGGGCCGGCTGTCGGCGCGGGCCGTCGGCAACGCCACGCTGCCACCGGGATACCGGATGGACCGGGCCGCCGTGGCCGACATGATCGCGCTCGGCTGGTCCCCGCCCGGCGTGGTGGAAGGGTCCGGCGACCAGTTCGGCCTGGACTGCGCCGCCGCGGAGGCGACCCGGCTGGCGACGGTGCTGTCCCGGACCCTCCGGGACGTCTACGGTGCCCCGCACCCCGCCTTCCTGGTCTATCTGGTGCACGACACCGAGGGGGAGCCGCTGCCGGTGGAGCCGCTCGGCACCGCCCGCAGTGAGTTCGGCCCGGACCGGGACGTGGAGGCCGACCTCGACGAGGCGCTGGCGGCCGCCGCCGCGACCGCGCAGTCCAGCGACAGTGACGTGCTCGCGCTGGAGGAGCGGGTGCGTACGGTCGTCTCCACCATGCTGCGGTCCAAGTCCGACCAGTTGCAGGTCGACTCGGACGGGGACATCAACATCCGCGCCGGCTCGGCGATGGTCTTCGTCCGGGTACGCGACAACCCGCCCCTGGTCGACGTCTTCTCTCCGGTGCTCACCGAGGTCGAGCCGACCGAGCGCCTCTACGTCAAGCTCTCCGAGCTGACCAACCGGATGCCGATCGGCCGCCTCTACTGCGCGGACGACACGGTCTGGGCCTCGATCCCGGTCTTCGGCCGCAACTTCCAGCCGACCCATCTGATGCTCGCCGTGCAGGTGATGACCGGGCTGGCCGACGAGCTGGACGACCGGCTGCACGGCGAGTTCGGCGGCAAGCGCTTCTTCGGCGAGGGCGACAAGCCCGCCCGCGAGCACCCGGAACACCGCACCGGCATGTACCTCTGA
- a CDS encoding beta-propeller domain-containing protein: MRPVTAVAGTVGLLALPLLAGSAVATVPTVSTPGPPPPAALRLVAYDSCAEALAGLRAAATATVGPWGFGPGWRRAGGIVPAQGDNVMGREGGTAPAPAYSTTNNHEPGADEPDLVKTDGRRIVTVAGGVLRVVDPATRRETGRLDLAGADRGRWWPDNDLLLHGDRALVLVRSPGPEVGPWPARDEADVRPRLLLVDLAGPPKVVGTYRIEGSLLDARMTGSTVRVVVRSEPRLAFPYAERSTDAERTAANRAVIAKAGLDAWLPGYEWTADGVRHTGRVGCDRLSRPADATGTSLLTVLSFDLAAGGLGDGDPVSVASDADTVYGTPGSLYLAGVAEPGPRRWDRPWRPESVRTTIYQFDTGAPGRPRYVAAGSVPGSPVNQYALSEWQGHLRVATTRENRRGTTSASAVHVLTRRGDRLAQTGVVGGLGRGERIYSVRYLGGTGYVVTFRQTDPLYALDLTDPAAPRVTGELKITGWSSYLHPVPGDRLLGVGQEADARGRPQGLQVSLFDVHDPARPTRLARYHVPVDMSTAEYEPHAFLFEPTTGLLALPLVTGSIRLLTVTDRDIAEVGTVDHGTGQARRSLLVGGELWTVSEAGLRVTDPRTARSLGWLPLT; encoded by the coding sequence CAGCGCCGTCGCCACCGTCCCGACGGTTTCAACTCCGGGTCCGCCGCCACCCGCCGCGCTCCGGCTGGTCGCGTACGACTCGTGCGCCGAGGCGCTGGCCGGGCTGCGGGCGGCCGCCACCGCCACCGTCGGCCCGTGGGGCTTCGGCCCGGGCTGGCGGCGTGCCGGGGGCATCGTGCCGGCGCAGGGCGACAACGTCATGGGGCGGGAGGGCGGCACCGCTCCCGCGCCGGCGTACTCCACCACGAACAACCACGAGCCGGGTGCCGACGAGCCGGACCTGGTGAAGACCGACGGACGACGGATCGTCACGGTCGCCGGCGGGGTGCTGCGGGTGGTGGATCCGGCGACCCGGCGGGAGACCGGCCGACTCGACCTCGCCGGAGCGGACCGGGGCCGGTGGTGGCCCGACAACGATCTGCTGCTGCACGGCGACCGGGCGCTGGTGCTGGTTCGGTCACCCGGGCCCGAGGTAGGCCCGTGGCCGGCTCGGGACGAAGCCGACGTCCGGCCCCGGCTGCTTCTGGTCGACCTGGCCGGGCCGCCGAAGGTCGTCGGGACGTACCGGATCGAGGGCAGCCTGCTCGACGCCCGGATGACCGGATCGACCGTCCGGGTGGTGGTCCGCTCGGAGCCACGGCTCGCCTTCCCGTACGCCGAGCGGAGCACCGACGCCGAGCGGACCGCGGCCAACCGCGCGGTGATCGCGAAGGCCGGCCTGGACGCCTGGCTGCCCGGGTACGAGTGGACCGCCGACGGCGTTCGGCACACCGGCCGGGTCGGCTGCGACCGGCTGAGCCGGCCGGCGGACGCCACCGGCACCTCCCTGCTCACGGTGCTCAGCTTCGATCTCGCCGCCGGCGGGCTCGGCGACGGCGATCCGGTCAGCGTCGCCTCCGACGCCGACACCGTGTACGGCACGCCGGGCAGCCTCTACCTGGCCGGCGTCGCGGAGCCCGGGCCGCGCCGTTGGGACCGGCCATGGCGGCCGGAGTCCGTCCGGACGACGATCTACCAGTTCGACACCGGCGCTCCCGGGCGCCCCCGGTACGTCGCCGCTGGCAGCGTCCCCGGCTCACCCGTCAACCAGTACGCCCTCTCCGAGTGGCAGGGTCACCTGCGGGTGGCCACCACCCGCGAGAACCGCCGGGGTACGACCAGCGCGTCGGCCGTCCACGTGCTGACCCGCCGGGGCGACCGGCTGGCCCAGACGGGCGTGGTCGGCGGCCTGGGCCGGGGCGAGCGGATCTACTCGGTCCGCTACCTCGGCGGCACCGGCTACGTCGTCACCTTCCGGCAGACCGACCCGCTGTACGCGCTCGATCTGACCGACCCGGCCGCGCCCCGGGTCACCGGAGAGCTGAAGATCACCGGCTGGTCGTCCTATCTGCACCCGGTGCCGGGAGACCGGCTGCTCGGAGTCGGGCAGGAGGCTGACGCCCGAGGCCGGCCGCAGGGCCTCCAGGTCTCCCTCTTCGACGTCCACGACCCGGCCCGTCCCACCCGCCTGGCCCGCTACCACGTGCCCGTGGACATGTCGACGGCCGAGTACGAACCGCACGCCTTCCTGTTCGAGCCGACCACCGGGCTGCTGGCGTTGCCGCTGGTCACCGGCTCGATCCGGCTGCTCACGGTCACGGACCGGGACATCGCCGAGGTCGGCACGGTCGACCACGGAACCGGCCAGGCCCGCCGGTCCCTGCTGGTCGGCGGGGAACTCTGGACCGTCTCGGAGGCGGGGCTGCGGGTCACCGACCCGAGGACCGCCCGCAGCCTCGGGTGGCTGCCCCTGACCTGA
- a CDS encoding maleylpyruvate isomerase family mycothiol-dependent enzyme gives MGLDHLALLRDELSAFKGCLTADLSAPVEHCGDWTLRDLAEHLGQGNLRAATAVTERRGDYQQPAAPVDILPWFVDTVRILTDALAVDPASDAWTFYPPHTVGFWRRRRCLETLVHRWDAEQALGRSSRLDPLLCGDGVAEIIEVHVPRQIQRGRATPPPAAVRLTANDLDTSWVLGPGEPVATLSGTAQELLLALWGRFPMPWSQVTGDHDAAREVLRGPLVA, from the coding sequence ATGGGCCTAGATCATCTCGCGCTTCTGCGCGACGAGCTTTCCGCGTTCAAAGGCTGCCTGACCGCTGACCTTTCCGCACCGGTCGAGCACTGCGGCGACTGGACACTACGTGATCTCGCCGAGCACCTCGGCCAAGGAAATCTGCGGGCGGCCACCGCCGTCACTGAACGGCGCGGCGACTACCAGCAGCCGGCGGCACCGGTCGACATTCTTCCCTGGTTCGTGGACACCGTCCGGATTCTCACCGACGCGCTCGCCGTCGACCCTGCCAGCGACGCCTGGACCTTCTACCCGCCACACACCGTCGGCTTCTGGCGGCGGCGTCGCTGCCTGGAGACGCTCGTGCACCGCTGGGACGCCGAACAGGCGCTCGGCAGGTCGAGCCGGCTCGACCCGCTGTTGTGCGGCGACGGGGTCGCGGAGATCATCGAGGTGCACGTGCCGCGCCAGATCCAGCGGGGCCGGGCTACCCCGCCCCCGGCGGCGGTCCGCCTCACGGCCAACGACCTCGACACGTCCTGGGTGCTCGGACCGGGGGAGCCGGTCGCCACGCTGAGCGGCACCGCGCAGGAGTTGCTCCTGGCGCTGTGGGGTCGATTCCCCATGCCCTGGAGCCAGGTGACCGGCGACCACGATGCGGCTCGAGAGGTGCTGCGCGGGCCACTCGTCGCCTGA